The bacterium genome segment ACGGGCACACGAGCTTCGTCGACGCGCTCTTCACGGCGACCAGCGCCGCCTGCGTCACGGGTCTGACCGTCGTCGACACGGGCAGCCACTTCTCGCCCCTGGGCAAGACGATCATCCTGCTGCTCATCCAGGCCGGCGGCCTGGGCATCCTCACCTTGACCAGCCTGGCCGCGCTCATGGCGCGCCGCGACCTCGGCCTGGGCCAGCGCTTCTCGCTCAGTGCCGACCTGCGCACGGGCGGCATCCGCGGGCTGCGCGGGCTCGTGCTCGGTGTGCTCGGTTTCACCCTCGCGGTCGAGGGCATCGGCGCCGTCCTGCTCCACCTGACGGCCGACGAGCGCCTCGGCGCGGGCTACCACCGCGTCTTCGCGGCGGGCTTCCACGCCGTGAGCGCCTTCTGCAACGCGGGCTTCTCGCTCTATCGGGACAACCTCGCCCGCTTCGGCGACGCGCCGGGCCCCCTGCTCGTCGTCGCCGGCCTGATCATGGTCGGGGGCATCGGCTTCCTGCTCAGCTTCGAGCTGCTCGGGCGCCTGCGCGGCGGGCGCCGCCGGCTCTCCGTGCAGGGGCGGCTCGTCCTGACGGGTTCGCTGCTGCTCTGGGCGGCGGGCGCCCTGCTGCTGCTCTGGACGGAGCGCGCCGGGGTCCTCACCGGTCAGGGGCCGGGCCAGCGGCTGCTCGGCGCCTTCTTCCAGTCCGTCAGCTGCCGCACGGCCGGCTTCGACATCTTCCCGCAGATCCTGCTTTCGCCGGCCGGCACCCTGATCTGCATCCTCCTCATGTTCATCGGCGCCGCGCCCGGCTCGACGGGCGGCGGCGTCAAGGTCTCCACGGTCAGCCTGCTCGTGCTGCTCCTGTGGAACTACTTCCGCGGGCGCAGCCGGCTCGACCTCGCGGGCCGCACCGTTCCCGAGGGCGTCCTGCGCGAAGCCCTGGCCGTGCTCAGCGCGGGGCTCTTCCTCGTCGTCGGCGGGACGCTGGGGATCCTGCTGCTGGCGCCGGTCGCCGTGCCCGTGGCGGCCTTCGAGGTCGTCTCCGCCTTCGGCACCGTCGGCCTCTCGACGGGCCTCTCCGCCCAGCTCGGCGCCGCCGGCAAGCTGCTGCTCGTCCTGATCATGTACTGCGGCCGCGTCGGCCTGCTCACCGTGGCCCTCGGCGTCGCTGGCGGCTGGCGGGATCGCCACTACACGCTGCCGGAAGAGCCGGTGATGGTGGGCTGAGCCCTTCGCCGTTGCATTGCCCCCGCCTTCTGCTAGACTGGCCCGTCTTCGACCGGTTGCCTGCCGGGCGCAGGGGGGAGCGATGTCGGATCGAGTCGTCAAGCGCGCCGCCGTCATCGGGCTCGGCCGGTTCGGCCGCGCCGTCGCCCGCACGCTCAGCGAACTGGGCGTGGAGGTCCTGGCCATCGACCGCGAGCTGCGCTTCGTCGAGATGGTCAAGAACGAGGTCT includes the following:
- a CDS encoding TrkH family potassium uptake protein — its product is MRPSFCSSDGEGARPLPVSVAGALDRWPAAPDHPALVSPFVLHSRQRLSPGAIVALGFCLLIGLGALLLWLPACAKDGHTSFVDALFTATSAACVTGLTVVDTGSHFSPLGKTIILLLIQAGGLGILTLTSLAALMARRDLGLGQRFSLSADLRTGGIRGLRGLVLGVLGFTLAVEGIGAVLLHLTADERLGAGYHRVFAAGFHAVSAFCNAGFSLYRDNLARFGDAPGPLLVVAGLIMVGGIGFLLSFELLGRLRGGRRRLSVQGRLVLTGSLLLWAAGALLLLWTERAGVLTGQGPGQRLLGAFFQSVSCRTAGFDIFPQILLSPAGTLICILLMFIGAAPGSTGGGVKVSTVSLLVLLLWNYFRGRSRLDLAGRTVPEGVLREALAVLSAGLFLVVGGTLGILLLAPVAVPVAAFEVVSAFGTVGLSTGLSAQLGAAGKLLLVLIMYCGRVGLLTVALGVAGGWRDRHYTLPEEPVMVG